Proteins from one Erysipelothrix larvae genomic window:
- the buk gene encoding butyrate kinase: MTLILSINPGATSTKFGLFDGYHELFKGEVPFIKDAQRHTTLIDQLVPRYDAIYTAIKDQGYDPQDIEVAVGRGGILPPVEAGALLVDQHLIDYLLSHAEVVHPANLGASIAQKFVDQAHQCVAYIYDPISVDQMIPLARFSGVKEIERKSIGHILNSRQAAMHYAQTLGKSYHDVKVIVVHAGTGITLTAHSEGRMIDLISDDEGPFSPERSGGLPLRKFMAMCYNNSEKDMIEMTRHSAGLVSYLGTNDVRKVEAFIDNGDQYAHLVLEAMAYQISKSIASLGAVLYGNIDGIIITGGFARSKRIIDWIKERVAFLGEVIIYPGEFEIEALAFGGYRAYLGEEEIHTIKR; this comes from the coding sequence ATGACTCTTATTCTGAGTATTAATCCTGGTGCGACCTCTACTAAGTTTGGACTATTTGATGGCTATCACGAACTGTTCAAAGGAGAAGTACCGTTCATAAAAGATGCGCAAAGGCACACTACGCTCATTGATCAACTTGTTCCTCGATATGATGCCATATACACAGCCATCAAAGATCAAGGCTATGATCCACAAGATATTGAAGTTGCAGTGGGAAGAGGTGGTATATTACCACCCGTTGAGGCAGGAGCACTTTTGGTGGACCAACACTTGATTGATTATTTATTGAGTCATGCTGAAGTCGTGCACCCTGCAAATCTTGGTGCTTCAATTGCACAGAAGTTTGTTGATCAAGCACATCAATGTGTCGCATATATTTATGATCCAATCTCTGTAGATCAAATGATCCCTCTGGCTCGATTTTCAGGGGTAAAAGAAATTGAACGAAAGAGCATCGGACATATTCTTAATTCTCGACAAGCTGCGATGCATTATGCGCAAACTTTAGGGAAATCTTATCATGATGTTAAGGTCATTGTAGTGCATGCGGGAACAGGAATTACACTTACTGCACATTCAGAAGGACGTATGATTGATTTGATATCGGATGATGAAGGCCCCTTTTCTCCAGAGCGAAGTGGTGGTTTGCCATTAAGGAAATTTATGGCAATGTGTTATAATAATAGTGAAAAAGACATGATTGAAATGACACGTCACAGCGCTGGACTTGTTTCTTATCTTGGAACAAATGATGTTCGAAAGGTTGAAGCATTTATCGACAATGGTGATCAATACGCACATTTGGTGTTGGAAGCAATGGCTTATCAAATATCAAAAAGTATTGCAAGTCTGGGGGCTGTGTTATATGGAAACATAGACGGAATTATCATTACAGGCGGTTTTGCACGATCAAAACGCATTATTGATTGGATAAAAGAGCGTGTCGCTTTTTTGGGGGAGGTGATAATATATCCAGGTGAATTTGAAATAGAAGCATTAGCTTTTGGTGGATACCGTGCTTATTTAGGCGAAGAAGAGATACATACAATTAAGAGATAA
- a CDS encoding HD domain-containing protein, producing MNRIEKTRAYLDALFNNSEHLKTSLYDKSYRYEHTLRVASWGKRIAQHENINEEALVIGCLLHDVAYIEKLDTKEKQIGHGRRSASIVRDFVHGLGFDPDTTQSILYGIATHVDGKADFEGESTILSESISDADNLDRFDVYRIYETLIFADFSNLSLEDKLTYCTKRIEATQNNMAHELATHYATSIFREELSYMQTFFEKMLIQLKESR from the coding sequence ATGAATAGAATAGAAAAAACAAGAGCGTATCTGGATGCATTATTTAACAACAGCGAGCATCTTAAAACATCTTTGTATGATAAGTCATATCGCTATGAACATACGCTAAGAGTCGCTTCATGGGGTAAACGAATTGCGCAACATGAAAACATTAATGAAGAAGCGCTTGTTATCGGTTGTTTACTGCATGATGTTGCCTATATTGAGAAACTGGATACAAAAGAGAAACAGATTGGTCATGGTAGGCGTTCTGCGTCCATTGTGAGGGACTTTGTGCACGGATTAGGGTTTGATCCAGACACCACGCAATCAATTCTCTATGGCATTGCAACCCATGTAGATGGAAAGGCAGACTTTGAAGGTGAAAGTACCATACTTTCAGAAAGCATCAGTGACGCTGATAATCTTGATCGATTTGATGTCTATAGAATTTATGAAACGTTAATCTTTGCGGATTTTTCAAACCTAAGTCTTGAAGACAAGCTAACGTATTGCACAAAACGCATTGAAGCCACTCAGAACAATATGGCACATGAGTTAGCGACACACTATGCAACATCCATATTTAGAGAAGAACTGAGTTATATGCAAACATTCTTTGAAAAGATGCTAATTCAATTAAAAGAAAGCAGATAG
- a CDS encoding LysR family transcriptional regulator, with translation MDVKDLKYFITVVEAGSFSAASKVLHVTQPALSWNIKQLEEELGLQLLKRYNHGIKMTMSGQLLYEGGKDVVEGFERLERLLRSDNSSYLREVKFGLTTLFAIEYMDVFESFKKKYDQYNLTFTQRGSKEIQNMLIRGEIDIGLTSEPTYYSKLSVNANRLEGYYIDLGVLVGKDNPLFDKTSLTLLDLKDMEFSMLTTDYAISNEIPKRCSDLGFQPKIVYENENWEVIVKHVESYGSISILPSEFEQFLNREDIKWIKLDDPEVSRFNLQLVTSLDLSIRDDHVLYWRVYNELLERNKRNPDS, from the coding sequence ATGGATGTTAAAGATCTGAAATATTTTATAACGGTCGTTGAAGCAGGAAGCTTTTCAGCTGCTTCAAAGGTGTTACATGTAACGCAACCAGCTTTAAGTTGGAATATTAAACAACTGGAAGAAGAGCTTGGTTTACAACTACTAAAGCGTTACAATCATGGTATTAAAATGACAATGAGTGGTCAACTCTTGTATGAAGGTGGTAAAGATGTTGTTGAAGGGTTTGAACGGCTCGAACGTCTACTGAGATCTGATAACAGTTCCTATCTTAGAGAAGTTAAGTTTGGCCTGACAACACTTTTCGCAATCGAATATATGGATGTATTCGAAAGCTTTAAGAAAAAGTATGATCAATACAATCTAACCTTTACGCAACGGGGATCAAAAGAGATCCAGAACATGTTGATTCGCGGAGAGATTGATATTGGGCTCACATCAGAGCCGACCTACTATTCCAAACTGTCGGTGAATGCAAACCGTCTTGAAGGGTATTATATTGACCTTGGTGTATTAGTAGGGAAAGACAATCCACTCTTTGACAAAACAAGTTTGACACTTCTTGATTTGAAGGATATGGAGTTCTCAATGCTCACAACTGATTATGCAATCAGTAATGAAATTCCAAAACGTTGCAGCGATTTAGGGTTTCAACCTAAAATTGTCTATGAAAATGAAAATTGGGAAGTAATTGTGAAGCATGTTGAATCCTATGGATCAATTTCGATTCTACCTTCTGAATTTGAACAATTCTTAAATCGAGAAGATATTAAATGGATTAAACTGGATGATCCTGAAGTATCACGGTTTAACCTTCAACTTGTGACAAGTTTAGATTTATCAATCCGAGATGATCATGTCTTGTATTGGAGAGTCTATAATGAGTTATTGGAAAGAAATAAGCGGAATCCTGATTCATAA
- a CDS encoding phosphate acyltransferase codes for MRDFIELETRLVMSKHEAKKVACVCAYERQTLIAIDATARKGYIKPILIGEKARVKKALEDHQISSDYEIIDVDSDEDAAKKAVSLVHEGYVDLIMKGYIQTSDLLKAVVNRDQGIRDKPILSHVALIEVPYQNEMYFVSDGGMNTYPSFNQKKAIIENAIEVAHYLGVDRPKVALLDAAEHTNARISASYESRDLSNLKWNNAIVEGPISLDIAVSKTNARIKNYQGKICGDADILIVPDIISGNILGKAATHFTNGIMAGIIYGAKVPIILGSRGSNEIENEYSIIVACLVAQKERLS; via the coding sequence ATGAGAGACTTTATTGAGTTAGAAACACGCCTTGTCATGAGCAAACATGAAGCAAAAAAAGTAGCATGTGTGTGTGCTTATGAAAGGCAAACACTCATCGCAATCGATGCTACAGCTCGAAAAGGGTACATAAAACCGATTTTGATCGGTGAGAAAGCACGGGTTAAAAAAGCATTGGAGGACCATCAAATCAGCTCTGATTATGAAATTATTGATGTGGATAGCGATGAAGACGCAGCTAAAAAGGCTGTTTCGCTGGTACATGAAGGCTATGTTGACTTGATTATGAAAGGATATATTCAAACCAGTGATCTGTTGAAAGCTGTTGTGAATCGGGACCAGGGCATCCGAGATAAGCCGATTCTCTCGCATGTTGCTTTAATCGAAGTGCCTTATCAAAACGAAATGTACTTCGTGAGTGATGGGGGCATGAATACATACCCATCATTCAATCAAAAGAAAGCAATTATCGAAAACGCAATCGAAGTTGCCCATTATCTGGGCGTTGATCGTCCAAAAGTTGCCTTGCTCGATGCTGCAGAACATACAAATGCGCGCATCAGTGCTTCCTATGAATCACGTGACTTAAGTAATTTGAAATGGAATAACGCGATTGTTGAAGGCCCCATTTCCCTTGATATTGCAGTGTCAAAAACAAATGCACGCATCAAGAATTATCAAGGGAAGATCTGTGGTGATGCGGATATTCTAATTGTCCCTGACATCATCAGCGGAAATATTTTGGGGAAAGCCGCAACACACTTTACCAATGGCATTATGGCTGGCATCATCTATGGAGCGAAGGTTCCCATTATTCTTGGTTCACGTGGTTCAAACGAAATTGAGAACGAGTATTCAATTATTGTGGCATGTCTTGTTGCACAAAAGGAGCGATTATCATGA